The sequence TATTTGCAATTGATTTCCTTGTGTATTCACGTCACCTGCTCTGGAACCTGGTTAACAACTTTCAGGGACCTGGTTCACAAGATACAACATACAAAAGACAACAAGTAGTAAACCAGGTTCatatttgtcaatcatcaaaactacaaacATGTTCTCTTACTTTCCACATTGAGTAATgtcatgatatatattttttcatttgatataaatatTAATGTGGATAAATTTTTACTCTTgaatgtatcttttttttttgtttaaaatatgcATGAGAGACAAAATAAAACTCGTACAGCAAACAGAACCTACTGCATTAATGACCAATTCAAAGTTGAGATCTCAAAATAAGGTGAATAATACAGATTGGTAAAATCAATGTTTTGTTTTTCCTAATAAAAGTACGGCACAAAAAGAGGTAGGTTGTTTACTTGTTTAGATAGAGATAATTCGAAGAAAACATATTCTCAAATTAACATAAAGTCAGATTAGCTTATTTACCTGTCAAGGGAAGACAACAACTACCGCTAAGCAATTCCATCCCAATATAGTAATGTAAATTCACCAAAGTTATCCAATACAATTACGTGGGTGGAGAGCTTGTTCAATTCCGTAGGCCTCAGGCAAGCAAAGATCAGAGAGAGTTGTAGAATACAGAATCTAGAGGGACATAGGAAGGAGTACTTGTGAAAGAGAAATGATGTGTAACAGTGTCAAATTTATGTATTTCGAGCTAACTTTGATGGTTGTGTGTTTATTGCACAAGGGTGAAGCAATATGGTTGAGTCTGCCGGCGAGTGGTACCAAGTGTGTTTCAGAAGAACTCCATAACAACGTTGTTGTTTTGGCTGATTACGTTGTCATCTCTGATGATCATGTCCACCCCACCCCAACCATTTCCGCTAGGGTCACCTCGCCAAATGGAAACGCCCTTCATCACAAGGAGAACACAACACACAGTCAGTTTGCCTTCACAACTACAGAGGCTGGCAACTACCTAGCGTGTTTTTGGGCTGATAATCCAGGAGGTGGGAGTCTCAGTGTTAACATAGACTGGAAAACTGGAATTGCTGCTAAGGATTGGGAATCAGTTGCCAGAAAAGAGAAGATAGAAGGTGTTGAGCTTGAGCTGAGAAAGCTTGAACTAGCTGTGGAGGCCATTCATGAAAATTTGATTTACCTGAAGAGCAGGGAATTAGAGATGCGGTCAGTGAGTGAAACAACAAATGCACGTGTAGCTTGGTTCAGTATCATGTCTTTGGGAGTCTGCATTTTAGCATCAGTTCTGCAACTATTGT comes from Capsicum annuum cultivar UCD-10X-F1 chromosome 2, UCD10Xv1.1, whole genome shotgun sequence and encodes:
- the LOC107860900 gene encoding transmembrane emp24 domain-containing protein p24delta3-like, translating into MMCNSVKFMYFELTLMVVCLLHKGEAIWLSLPASGTKCVSEELHNNVVVLADYVVISDDHVHPTPTISARVTSPNGNALHHKENTTHSQFAFTTTEAGNYLACFWADNPGGGSLSVNIDWKTGIAAKDWESVARKEKIEGVELELRKLELAVEAIHENLIYLKSRELEMRSVSETTNARVAWFSIMSLGVCILASVLQLLYLKQYFQKKKLI